The Juglans regia cultivar Chandler chromosome 1, Walnut 2.0, whole genome shotgun sequence nucleotide sequence AGGTAAACAGAACACGCATGAGAGAAATTTTAGTTATTAGTACTGTTTGATCAAATAAGAAGCACTTAcagtttacttttttttttttttatatatatatatgtaaaacagGGTTAGCTTAACCTTAAACATGTACTTCGCAAGTTTGAAATACACATCTTCTACCTTTGTCACGTCCATAGTCAACACCATTCCATCCATGACTTTCGTAATTGCAGTTGCATTCAGGTGGGGCTAAATAATACTTCATGAACATCTCTCTCTTCACTTGATGAATACTTGGGAGACATCATGAAAACGTTTTAGTGCTTTGTGCAGGTTGGAGACTGTTGATATTAGGAACCCCCGTGGGATGGCAAAAGTCCTGGGAACCTTGATATCCTTGGCTGGGGTGTTGGTCACCACTTTGTATAGAGGACCCGAAGTTCGAAGTTGGAAGAGTGCTCCTATCCACATAACCAGAACTAAATATGTCCATGAGAACTGGATTAAAGGACCAATACTAACTGTTGTAAGTTGCTTGACGTGGTCTTCATGGTTCATCATGCAGGTATATCCATAACTATTCAAAGCTTTCTGCTAAATGTTGCAAGTTCAGATTACATATGCTGCTATGCAGCAGTTCATAGCAAGGGATAAAAACTCATTTACTTACaggcaaatatatataaagaataatcaAAATCTTTTATTTGTGAACTGCTATTTACGAAGAAGTGATGGATTTAGAGAGCCAGTTGCTATGCAAGTACTTGTATAGTTGTATGAGACTTTCAAACTTTTTGGGTATTTAAATTTAGGAAGGAAGCTTTCTAAGACCCAGTACTTGAACCcaagaaaaataatcataaagatAATTTGACATGAAAGATGATGGTGTGATATATGTAAACCATGTAGGGAATCACACTGAAGAAGTATCCCGCGCAACTGTCACTAACTGCATGGATAAACTTCATCGGTGCAGCACAATCAGCTGTCTTCACTGTAATCATACTACACAAACCAGCAGCATGGTCCATTGCGTTTGACATAGATTTCTGGTCCATCGTGTATGCTGTAAGTAGAAAATGAATGAATTCTGATATTAGTTGCAGTTAGTTCTAAATTATGTTTGTTTAAGTTTTGTATGATAAATGGCAGGGAGTTGTATGCGCAGGTCTAGCAACCGTCACTCAACTATGGTGCACAAAGCAAAAAGGACCAGTTTTTGTGACCATGTTTAATCCCCTTGGAACACTGTTTGTAGGGCTTCAAGAGTACTTTCTTCTTGGCAAAAGACTGCACACGGGCAGGTAGAATCATCAATATTATCACGGATTGATGTCCACTTTCAGGAGCCGCACACACCCGCACACAAGGATTTAGATAAGTCTCTGAATTCATTCTATGTCCCCTTCAGAATTCTGGGAGGATCCATTGTTATCCTTGGTCTATACGTTGTTTTATGGGGGAAAGAAGGTGATCAATATCACATCAAGTCCCAGGAGAGAGCCTTTTCGACTGATGAAGAGCCAAAGGAGCCACCCAAGATACAAAGCGAAACATCAGAAAGGGAAGTCCCCTAAAGGCTTGCTTCTCCTGGAAAATATTACAATGCCTAAAGGGTCCTGCGGGAAGGGGAGAAAATATTACACGATGCCTAAAGGGTCCCAAGGCATTCCAAGGTGGAAGATAACGTATCATCATGATGCACACTAGCGAAAGAGGATCGCAAGCTATGTCAGGTGGCAAGTGAGgcctaataaaaaaaagtaacaaaaaaggTCGCAAGAAagctctggttttttttttttttttttataataatagtaataaattctACTAGTAAGTGTTGAATTTACAAGCTCTTTTTCCCTACTTTTGAATGACTCTAAAATATTAGAGTATCTAAAGCCATCACGTGGGAGATCTAAGACAGCATCCCAACTAATTCAGACTCTCGACAAGAAGTTTTTCATAAGTGCAACTctaataattcaagaaaaaaatcgaTGACCCTAAAGATTATTTGCACTTAAAAGGAATAGGGTGCATAGGGTGCATATCCccgagcccaaagcctttacaACTTAATCCAACCCCGGAGTTATAAATATCCAAATTCAAACGGCCGCTTCTGTCGCAGGCTTGATTGATGCACCTTACAGAACTTTtgtcatatattaaattatgccACAATCCTACAAAAAGCAACCTTTTAATAATTTTGccatctaattaatatatttgacAAAAGCCTTCATCTTGCCCCGAGTCTTCCAAAAATCAATTCCCTTTAGAGCATCGGAAAACATGGAAGATTTTGACTCAACGCATTTACAAATAGCCCCTCGTAACAACTCAACTTAAGACATCACTCAACATGCTTGTTACAGTAGTTTCCTAGAAAGAAATAAGAATGGCGTCTTCTTGGTCACTTTGATTCTTCAAGCCGTGCTCGTATTAATTCAGGACTTGATCCCTTGTTTATACTGCAAGATAGAGATCGATTTGAAGATGTTACATCTCTTGAAGAATAAATTACGGTTtgtacaataaataatttatttgaatatctATTTCTTATACTTTACAATTGTATTCCCACATCTACaacatttatattaaaaagctCACCAGAATAGCAAATCCCCTCCAGATGCCAGTTTTTCTGAAATCCATTCAGGAACTAGTTCTAGCAAGAGGCTCAgcttctcttcaacttctccTGCGAACACAAATCAATGGGATTACCAAAAGCTACCAGAGAAAGGGGAATTATGTCTTATATACAAATGCTTACTTCTGTCAACAATATCACAATGGCTTGTGATTATCTTGTGTATAAGTTCCTCTTTTGTTATAACAGACTGCTTAGTGGACTGAAATAAGAAGTGAATCATGTTAAAAAGCTTAGGGAGGCTAGCAATCATTTTTCGCCTCCTCTTTGCATAGGAGATGGCTGGATTTTGTTCCTCCATTGtgatcctctctttctctcttatctgcacaaaaaaaaaaaacacagctACCTCTCAGTTCAAATCGCACAATCAGAACAATGAGAAGTTGATTGGGATCAATAAGTCCATCTCTTACAGGATGTTAAGATATGAGTATCAATTCCATGTTGCTAAACAATAGGGCTTTCGCATAAATACAAAGAGTGCGGCTGAATGCAGAAAAAGTTTCGATTTGAAATACCCTAACCCTATCCTTGTACAAAGTCACTTTCCAATTGTCCACAACATTCTGGCTGACACACCTCGTTCTTtatctaatttaaattaatccaTACTAATAGCAAGCAAACATTATAGCAATCTTATCAATTTCTATTGGAAGCAAAAAGGAcacaaaatagaaattatatgtAGCTTAATAGCAGTTAAATAACACTGATAGATTAAAAAGAACCCAGACTGTAAAGTTAGAAGCATGCAtggtaaaaatgaaaatgtagcAAATTTCCGAAAGGGCTTACCGATTGCAGAAGATTCTCAGGAAGAATATCAAAGATATCAGAATCAACAGAAACACCTCCCACATCATCTATTTTATCTTCAgagttctcatttttttcaggAGTGTCAAATTTCAATGACCTGGAACGGGGCAGACGCCTAACTAACTTTTGTGGTGAGCCGGTACAGTCATTCTCTGGGCTCATATAACATCTCTTTGGTGGTTGCAATGTGGGTGTCACATTCATCAACCGGACCGGAGTATAAGCAAGTTTTGCAGGAGTTGAGTCTCTGTTCGAAATTTCTGTGGGAGAACCATTTCCATTATTCATGGCATCTAACACTTTGCTTGGGGTTGCAGGGGATGGTGTGAAATGAGCAGAAGCAGCACAAAATGCTACATTTTTTCCATTGCTGGCTTGGTCAATTGACAATTTTGCTGGGGATGGACCAGCACCAGCAGTTTCCTCTTTGGTGGAACTTCTGTAAGGGAGAAACTCTGGAACTGGTAGAACTGAAGGTTGGAAGGAAGCCTTCAATAAGTTTGGAGATGTGTTCTCTGCTTCATTGCATGTGACTTTCCGAGAAAAGCTCTTACGGAAAGATTGAGGGAGATGTGATGCTACTGCTGTTTGTTGTTTTCTAAGTTCTTCAACTGATGTATCCACAGACGATGCCAAGTTGGGAGTTTCTTTAATGTTTGAATTCACATCTTGCTCTACTCCTGAAATTTCATCACCACGAATACAGGTTTTTGATACTGCAGATTGCCGAGCTGTTAGTGCATCAATTGATGTCCTAATAGGAAATGATGAGGTGGGTACTTCTCTCATGTTTGAGTGAATTTCTGTCTTTGTACGATTGAATGGTTCTGGCAACATTTCCTCTGGAATTTCATCAACCTGGGTGCAGAAGAAAAGTCTTCCCGATCACATGGTATTCCAAAAGAATGATTCAATCTAAaacattcataaaaatataataaaatacttcACACATAAGGCATGTCAGAGAAAACTGACCACATTCTCATCCCAAAAACCTGTCATTAGTTGCATTAACTAGTCTTGAATGTCAAAGTGACAGTCACATGAGGGTAAAACATCCACAATCAATTCGCATCGGGTAGGGTGCTACCATGGTCACACCCAGATAAGGAAGCGACCTCCGGTTGCCCCTCTACCCTTTTTATTTagccaaaaatttaaaaacaaaaacgtcCATAATGAGGGAGACAGCAGGAGTGCCTTCACTgtaaacttcattttcaatcttCATTCAATTGAAAATAAGAACTCAGAATggcaaaaataga carries:
- the LOC108996045 gene encoding CDT1-like protein a, chloroplastic, which produces MNPSGASSIPFKSKKPLLHSKPPNTNQLSSKTPEKPTQLPRRSSRNRGVALSINEVRRVAESLHDTDRPDRSGLRPKSARRQIESWPAESPTRKPKKPAGGPFKLPEKFENLAEFFDSLDSSIRLLRLKGSATNFTNICPKIECLTDRRFSYSHLAQLKFILRDAFEIKRVLVFDERTSCMKPDLHVSINVDAIEDNAKLKSESRNMYLRKVFRARLADFSKSHPEVDEIPEEMLPEPFNRTKTEIHSNMREVPTSSFPIRTSIDALTARQSAVSKTCIRGDEISGVEQDVNSNIKETPNLASSVDTSVEELRKQQTAVASHLPQSFRKSFSRKVTCNEAENTSPNLLKASFQPSVLPVPEFLPYRSSTKEETAGAGPSPAKLSIDQASNGKNVAFCAASAHFTPSPATPSKVLDAMNNGNGSPTEISNRDSTPAKLAYTPVRLMNVTPTLQPPKRCYMSPENDCTGSPQKLVRRLPRSRSLKFDTPEKNENSEDKIDDVGGVSVDSDIFDILPENLLQSIREKERITMEEQNPAISYAKRRRKMIASLPKLFNMIHFLFQSTKQSVITKEELIHKIITSHCDIVDRREVEEKLSLLLELVPEWISEKLASGGDLLFCINKGSSPELIRARLEESK
- the LOC108996046 gene encoding WAT1-related protein At4g08300-like isoform X2; amino-acid sequence: MAPAADKLRVNFRRFKPHLLMVLLQIGYTILYLFTDASFNHGMNPHIFVTYRHILGGFVMLPFAFFLERKVRPKLTLALFLEMCLLSLLGVSLTLNMYFASLKYTSSTFVTSIVNTIPSMTFVIAVAFRLETVDIRNPRGMAKVLGTLISLAGVLVTTLYRGPEVRSWKSAPIHITRTKYVHENWIKGPILTVVSCLTWSSWFIMQGITLKKYPAQLSLTAWINFIGAAQSAVFTVIILHKPAAWSIAFDIDFWSIVYAGVVCAGLATVTQLWCTKQKGPVFVTMFNPLGTLFVGLQEYFLLGKRLHTGRILGGSIVILGLYVVLWGKEGDQYHIKSQERAFSTDEEPKEPPKIQSETSEREVP
- the LOC108996046 gene encoding WAT1-related protein At4g08300-like isoform X1, which produces MAPAADKLRVNFRRFKPHLLMVLLQIGYTILYLFTDASFNHGMNPHIFVTYRHILGGFVMLPFAFFLERKVRPKLTLALFLEMCLLSLLGVSLTLNMYFASLKYTSSTFVTSIVNTIPSMTFVIAVAFSALCRLETVDIRNPRGMAKVLGTLISLAGVLVTTLYRGPEVRSWKSAPIHITRTKYVHENWIKGPILTVVSCLTWSSWFIMQGITLKKYPAQLSLTAWINFIGAAQSAVFTVIILHKPAAWSIAFDIDFWSIVYAGVVCAGLATVTQLWCTKQKGPVFVTMFNPLGTLFVGLQEYFLLGKRLHTGRILGGSIVILGLYVVLWGKEGDQYHIKSQERAFSTDEEPKEPPKIQSETSEREVP